One Rhodothermales bacterium DNA window includes the following coding sequences:
- the ccsA gene encoding cytochrome c biogenesis protein CcsA, with protein sequence MHFTPNVNLPRYRVALYGVVVWMTLVILGGFLLDIPRINILEHTARNLYFHVPMWFTMLAASFVSGYQSYKVLKHNDLIHDIRAVEASRLGVLFGLMGLITGSVWARYTWYVGTPIWWNFDPKQSLAAIGVLIYGAYFVLRSSVDDPEKRARIAAVYNLFASSTLPFLLYVVPRQLDSLHPGAEGNPAFSDITHPIMRLVFYPAVIGFIGLFWVIYTQRVRAGVVEERIAQREEHG encoded by the coding sequence ATGCACTTCACCCCGAACGTCAACCTTCCCCGGTACCGCGTCGCGCTGTACGGGGTCGTCGTCTGGATGACGCTGGTCATCCTCGGAGGCTTTTTGCTGGATATCCCCCGGATCAACATCCTCGAACACACGGCGCGCAACCTGTATTTCCACGTCCCGATGTGGTTCACGATGCTCGCCGCCTCGTTCGTGTCGGGGTATCAGTCGTATAAGGTCCTCAAACACAACGACCTCATCCACGACATCCGGGCTGTAGAGGCCTCGCGCCTCGGGGTGTTGTTTGGTTTGATGGGCCTGATCACCGGCAGCGTATGGGCGCGGTACACGTGGTATGTCGGCACGCCGATCTGGTGGAATTTCGATCCCAAACAGTCGCTCGCCGCCATCGGGGTGCTCATCTACGGAGCCTATTTCGTCCTCCGTTCGTCGGTGGACGACCCGGAAAAACGCGCCCGGATCGCGGCGGTTTACAATCTCTTTGCCTCCTCCACCCTCCCCTTCCTCCTGTATGTCGTCCCGCGTCAGCTGGACAGCCTGCATCCCGGGGCCGAGGGAAATCCGGCGTTTAGCGACATCACCCATCCGATCATGCGCCTTGTGTTTTATCCGGCCGTGATCGGGTTTATCGGGCTGTTCTGGGTGATCTACACGCAACGCGTGCGAGCGGGGGTAGTGGAAGAGCGGATCGCCCAGCGCGAGGAGCATGGATAA
- a CDS encoding GDYXXLXY domain-containing protein, with the protein MKRTRPKRWQQWTFALATFVALGIPNLLIFRSEQLLRHGEPLLLALDADEHRALIQGQSLRLYYPLLGDLAVADSSLPRTGRLAVKLDSNRVGTEVRYLGAGDELSPDERILRYRTCAERLCSGAAYFFFEEGQADYFREARYAELRIGPRGQVAVTGVRDADRNPMPGPP; encoded by the coding sequence ATGAAACGTACACGTCCGAAGCGCTGGCAGCAGTGGACATTCGCGCTCGCGACCTTCGTCGCGCTGGGCATTCCCAACCTGCTCATCTTCCGCAGCGAGCAGCTGCTGCGCCACGGCGAACCTCTGTTGCTGGCATTGGACGCCGACGAGCACCGGGCCCTGATTCAGGGGCAATCGCTCCGCCTGTATTACCCGCTGCTGGGCGATCTCGCCGTCGCCGACTCGTCCCTTCCGCGCACGGGCCGGCTTGCCGTGAAACTCGACAGCAACCGAGTGGGTACGGAAGTGCGGTACCTCGGCGCCGGCGATGAACTTTCGCCCGACGAGCGTATCTTGCGGTATCGAACGTGTGCCGAGCGCCTATGTAGTGGCGCGGCGTACTTCTTTTTCGAGGAGGGGCAGGCCGACTATTTCCGGGAGGCGCGATACGCCGAGCTGCGTATCGGGCCCAGGGGGCAGGTGGCGGTGACTGGCGTTCGAGACGCCGACCGTAACCCGATGCCCGGCCCGCCCTGA
- a CDS encoding biotin transporter BioY, translating into MSMHAILQVHSSRPAVVDTLRHEQASALVQLAGIVGFALLTVLGAQARIYIWEVPFTLQSLAIYGSGLYLGWRGGLLSQVVYLGLGMAFPVYAGEGYGMAYLATAVSAGFLIGAPFAAAVVGRASRRWNSLTGSTLAMMLGSLTLFTFGVTWLHFAAGHATWSESIVKGWLAFLPVDLAKILLVSLVYTGTRRFWPGGAR; encoded by the coding sequence ATGTCCATGCACGCTATCCTCCAGGTTCATTCTTCCCGGCCGGCCGTAGTCGATACTCTCCGCCATGAACAGGCGTCGGCGCTTGTCCAGCTGGCCGGCATCGTCGGGTTCGCGCTGCTCACGGTGCTTGGCGCCCAGGCGCGGATATACATCTGGGAAGTGCCCTTCACCCTGCAATCGCTCGCCATCTACGGGAGCGGCCTCTATCTGGGGTGGCGGGGCGGCCTGCTGTCGCAAGTGGTGTACCTGGGCCTCGGGATGGCCTTCCCGGTATACGCCGGCGAGGGCTACGGTATGGCCTACCTGGCGACGGCCGTATCCGCCGGCTTCCTGATCGGCGCGCCATTCGCCGCGGCGGTGGTCGGCCGCGCCTCGCGCCGGTGGAATTCCCTCACCGGCAGCACCCTCGCCATGATGCTCGGTTCGCTGACGCTGTTCACGTTCGGGGTGACCTGGCTTCATTTCGCCGCCGGCCACGCCACCTGGAGCGAATCCATCGTGAAGGGTTGGCTGGCGTTTCTGCCGGTCGATCTCGCCAAGATCCTCCTGGTCAGCCTCGTCTACACCGGCACGCGGCGATTCTGGCCCGGCGGCGCGCGCTGA
- a CDS encoding heme exporter protein CcmB, giving the protein MLWISGIWAVLMKDLRLEFRSRYALNMLLMFVISTLVMVVYAIGQEEISPRVQSAMIWVVIMFSASVGLGRSFIGEEERGTVLLLQLNTRPDMVYAGKLLFNILLILVVNSLAFIAYIFLLGIEVERPLLFISTVVLGAISLASATTLLAALIARSSNQGALLPVLLFPLLVPLLLSVVHATQSAMAGGAGMLAAQDDLKVIVGFAGVTITMSVLLFEYVWND; this is encoded by the coding sequence ATGCTCTGGATCTCCGGCATATGGGCCGTGCTCATGAAGGATCTCCGGCTGGAGTTCCGGAGCCGTTACGCCCTGAACATGCTGCTCATGTTCGTCATCTCCACCCTGGTGATGGTGGTCTACGCGATCGGCCAGGAAGAGATCAGCCCGCGTGTCCAGTCCGCCATGATCTGGGTGGTGATCATGTTTTCGGCGAGTGTGGGCCTTGGGCGGTCGTTTATCGGCGAGGAGGAGCGCGGGACGGTGTTGCTGCTGCAGCTGAACACGCGGCCGGACATGGTCTACGCCGGCAAGCTCCTGTTCAACATCCTGCTCATCCTGGTCGTGAACAGCCTCGCATTTATCGCCTACATTTTTCTGCTGGGGATCGAGGTGGAGCGGCCGTTGCTCTTTATCTCGACCGTCGTGCTCGGGGCGATCAGCCTCGCGAGCGCCACGACCTTGCTCGCCGCACTGATCGCGCGGTCGTCCAACCAGGGCGCGCTGCTGCCGGTGCTGCTCTTCCCGCTGCTCGTGCCGCTCTTGCTGTCTGTGGTGCACGCCACGCAGAGCGCGATGGCCGGCGGCGCGGGGATGCTGGCCGCGCAGGACGACCTGAAGGTGATCGTCGGCTTCGCCGGCGTGACGATCACGATGTCGGTGCTGCTGTTCGAGTATGTCTGGAACGATTGA
- a CDS encoding DUF2157 domain-containing protein, translating to MPRSTEHPTSHALRRLAQEGAMDAGSLERALGLIGAVPDGAARRQTIERVLLGLGVALVLAGIVAFFAFNWDGLAPRYKFALLEAGIVASGVVAWRWWGRPAGHAGSMAASVLVGVLLAVIGQVYPSGAPWHQLFGWWLLLVLGWAVSTRFAGNALLALTLVNATWIAFCADVLFDQQHTLVVTGTVVINAVALAMLEWSKERGATWLAPAWATRLVGLAVLLGGVISAIDIIFDGFGAGWTAGLAPAAFLVSSLGMGWFYRFRRQELMMMAAVFLAWIAVGAAAIVRVTDAAFWGFLLAGVAVLGSSALAAAWLRRQPLRGPRP from the coding sequence ATGCCCCGCTCCACCGAACACCCTACTTCCCATGCGCTCCGCCGGCTCGCCCAGGAAGGAGCGATGGATGCAGGCTCCCTTGAACGCGCGCTCGGCCTCATCGGCGCCGTGCCCGACGGTGCGGCCCGGCGTCAGACCATCGAACGCGTGTTGCTTGGGCTCGGGGTAGCGCTCGTCTTGGCCGGCATCGTCGCCTTTTTTGCGTTTAACTGGGACGGCCTCGCGCCCCGCTACAAATTCGCGCTCCTCGAGGCCGGCATCGTGGCGAGTGGCGTGGTGGCGTGGCGCTGGTGGGGGCGTCCGGCAGGCCATGCCGGGTCCATGGCCGCGAGCGTGCTGGTCGGCGTTTTGTTGGCCGTGATCGGGCAGGTGTACCCGAGCGGAGCCCCGTGGCATCAGCTATTCGGATGGTGGCTGCTGCTGGTGCTGGGCTGGGCCGTGTCGACCCGTTTTGCCGGGAATGCCCTGCTGGCGCTCACACTCGTCAATGCGACGTGGATCGCCTTCTGCGCCGATGTTCTGTTCGACCAGCAACACACGCTCGTGGTGACCGGAACCGTTGTCATCAACGCCGTGGCGCTGGCGATGTTGGAATGGAGCAAGGAGCGTGGCGCCACCTGGTTGGCGCCGGCCTGGGCGACTCGCCTCGTCGGCCTTGCTGTGCTGCTGGGTGGGGTGATAAGCGCCATCGATATCATTTTTGATGGATTCGGGGCCGGTTGGACGGCCGGGCTCGCGCCGGCCGCATTCCTGGTCTCGTCGCTGGGCATGGGCTGGTTTTATCGATTCAGACGACAGGAGCTGATGATGATGGCCGCCGTGTTTCTCGCCTGGATCGCCGTGGGCGCGGCGGCCATCGTTCGAGTGACGGATGCGGCGTTCTGGGGATTTCTGCTGGCCGGCGTGGCTGTGTTAGGCAGTTCCGCCCTGGCGGCCGCCTGGTTGCGCCGGCAGCCGCTTCGAGGGCCGCGGCCATGA
- the rsmA gene encoding 16S rRNA (adenine(1518)-N(6)/adenine(1519)-N(6))-dimethyltransferase RsmA, producing MTGIQPRKRLGQHFLHDRNIQLKIVDALRAGPEAHVAEIGPGTGALTTHLAPRFPRLTAIEVDERAVTHLQEALPGVDVRLMDVLDADWPALAGEKGAPIHVVGNLPYNITSPIVFALLDHDTLMAEAVLMMQREVAERMVAGPGSKTYGILSVSVQLQARAELLFNVSRNVFFPKPDVESSVVRLTFRRHEALAPGDDVAFLRSVVRTGFNQRRKTLRNSLRALTAARGIELPEPLAGLRPETLSPADFVALARLLAPDTL from the coding sequence ATGACCGGTATCCAACCCAGAAAACGCCTCGGCCAGCATTTTTTACACGACCGGAATATCCAGCTCAAGATCGTCGACGCCCTGCGCGCCGGCCCGGAAGCACATGTCGCCGAGATCGGGCCGGGCACGGGCGCGTTGACGACGCACCTCGCCCCCCGTTTCCCGCGACTCACAGCGATCGAGGTGGACGAACGGGCCGTGACGCACCTCCAGGAGGCCCTTCCGGGCGTCGATGTGCGTCTGATGGACGTGCTCGATGCCGACTGGCCGGCGCTCGCCGGCGAAAAGGGCGCACCCATCCATGTCGTCGGCAACCTGCCCTACAACATCACCAGCCCGATCGTCTTTGCGTTGCTCGACCACGACACGCTCATGGCCGAGGCCGTGCTGATGATGCAGCGTGAGGTGGCCGAGCGGATGGTCGCCGGGCCGGGGAGTAAGACGTACGGCATCCTCAGCGTGTCGGTCCAGCTCCAGGCCCGGGCCGAACTGCTGTTTAATGTGTCCCGGAATGTCTTCTTCCCGAAACCTGACGTAGAGAGCTCCGTTGTTCGGTTGACCTTCCGGCGTCACGAAGCGCTTGCGCCGGGAGACGATGTAGCCTTTCTACGCTCGGTGGTCCGTACCGGCTTTAATCAACGCCGGAAGACCCTGCGCAACAGCCTGCGCGCCCTGACGGCGGCGCGCGGCATCGAACTTCCGGAGCCGCTCGCCGGCCTCCGGCCCGAAACCCTGTCGCCGGCCGACTTCGTCGCCCTCGCGCGGCTTCTTGCCCCAGACACGCTCTGA
- a CDS encoding DUF4401 domain-containing protein, translated as MSKPPMTWADLTLALAAEGYLDAAGVERVGIVSDEGGDESPWYVTALVTVSAWIGALLLLMFLIAAEWVHEGPEYIVAGVVFMAISVALGHLTRHPFLQQIGIALGVAGPASLGFGVYSVWESHEMAWASVAASALILFFAQPNRIHRFLTVGVGVFGVAALIAVSSWQEGAHLLVLAQMLGAMYLLEQESHLDSRRLTRFTRPLALGLMLALPTLLFIAQAADVYPELHSMWISSAGLSAALLYVVWRLAPRPVLAFVPVFLFFAFDQPGLIASLALTLLAYARGQRVVAALLLAALIAQAGYLLYDLDVSLLHRSMILAGTGLVLLAMRAILRLTASAPPEEEVAL; from the coding sequence ATGAGCAAGCCCCCGATGACCTGGGCGGATCTCACCCTGGCGCTGGCCGCGGAGGGTTACCTCGACGCCGCCGGCGTCGAGCGCGTCGGGATCGTATCCGACGAAGGTGGCGACGAAAGCCCCTGGTATGTGACGGCACTCGTGACCGTGAGCGCGTGGATCGGCGCGCTGTTGCTGCTCATGTTTTTGATCGCCGCGGAGTGGGTGCACGAAGGGCCGGAGTACATCGTCGCCGGCGTGGTCTTCATGGCGATTTCCGTGGCCCTGGGTCATCTCACCCGCCATCCCTTTCTTCAGCAGATCGGCATCGCCCTGGGCGTGGCCGGCCCCGCGAGCCTGGGTTTTGGCGTGTATTCCGTGTGGGAGTCGCACGAGATGGCCTGGGCTTCCGTTGCGGCCTCGGCCCTGATCCTTTTTTTCGCACAGCCGAACCGCATCCATCGCTTCCTGACGGTGGGCGTGGGCGTGTTCGGGGTGGCGGCGCTCATCGCCGTCTCTTCGTGGCAGGAAGGGGCGCACCTGCTGGTGCTGGCGCAGATGCTCGGAGCCATGTATCTGCTCGAGCAGGAATCGCATCTGGACAGCCGGCGTCTTACGCGGTTCACCCGGCCGCTCGCGCTGGGGTTGATGCTGGCCTTGCCGACGTTGCTTTTTATCGCACAGGCCGCCGATGTGTATCCGGAGCTGCATTCGATGTGGATCTCATCGGCCGGCCTCTCCGCCGCGCTCTTGTATGTCGTCTGGCGCCTGGCGCCGCGGCCGGTGCTGGCGTTTGTGCCGGTGTTTCTCTTTTTCGCGTTCGATCAGCCCGGCCTCATCGCCTCGCTGGCGCTTACGTTGTTGGCGTATGCGCGGGGGCAGCGGGTCGTGGCCGCCCTACTGTTGGCCGCGTTAATAGCCCAGGCCGGTTATCTATTGTATGATCTGGACGTGAGCCTGCTGCATCGGTCGATGATACTGGCCGGCACGGGCCTGGTGCTGCTGGCCATGCGCGCCATTCTGCGACTCACCGCTTCCGCTCCCCCCGAGGAGGAGGTCGCCCTATGA
- a CDS encoding CcmD family protein yields MTIHPILQETPQEAGQTGDGAIHTAYDSTWATAQIPEQGPLGSEQYMLAEDKLFVVLAVVLIIWAGLALYLFRTDRKLARLERALEERS; encoded by the coding sequence ATGACGATTCATCCGATACTACAGGAAACGCCTCAGGAAGCCGGCCAGACGGGCGACGGCGCCATCCACACGGCCTACGACAGCACGTGGGCGACCGCCCAGATCCCCGAGCAGGGGCCGTTGGGATCGGAGCAGTACATGCTGGCGGAGGATAAGCTGTTTGTCGTCCTGGCGGTGGTCCTCATCATCTGGGCCGGCCTGGCGCTGTACCTGTTCCGCACGGATCGAAAACTCGCTCGCCTGGAGCGGGCGCTGGAGGAACGAAGCTGA
- a CDS encoding tetratricopeptide repeat protein yields MRFIRHAALAVFLATLLAGLCVPSGYAQSRAGSISGSILDDPRVRALGREGLDHLYNMETDEANAAFARIEALYPDHPVGPFLRGLNVWWDIMVDFSTTVHDDAFFKEMDVVLDRSNRMLKRNRDDFDAIFFKGAAHGFSGRLRSNRGQWMKAALDGKNAMDYVMAIAEKDPSQADYVFGKGIYDYFSVIIPRQYPAVRPFTVFMPKGNVERGIAQLTRTMNEGHFIRTEAAYFLLQIYYAYEEDYAKSLEHVQWLRAEHPQNSLFHAFEGRVYIRWGRWRQAAAIFEEVIQKYDARQNGYNDAIAEQAFYYLGRSQMASRDYEAARASLERLERILDRDATPSGFKVLGYLRLGMVHDALQNRSRAEAYYRQVLKLEDWSGAHDRAEGYLKNPYRG; encoded by the coding sequence ATGCGATTTATCCGACACGCCGCGCTAGCGGTCTTTCTGGCCACGCTACTCGCCGGGCTGTGTGTGCCTTCCGGGTACGCGCAATCCCGCGCTGGCTCCATCTCTGGCTCCATCCTGGACGACCCCCGCGTCCGCGCCCTGGGGCGGGAAGGGCTCGATCATCTATACAACATGGAGACGGACGAAGCCAACGCGGCCTTCGCCCGTATCGAGGCGCTGTATCCGGATCACCCCGTCGGCCCCTTTTTGCGGGGGCTGAACGTGTGGTGGGATATCATGGTCGACTTCAGCACTACCGTTCACGACGACGCCTTTTTTAAGGAGATGGACGTTGTCCTTGATCGCTCCAACCGGATGCTGAAACGGAACCGGGACGACTTCGACGCGATCTTCTTCAAGGGCGCCGCGCACGGGTTCAGCGGCCGGCTCCGCTCCAACCGCGGGCAGTGGATGAAGGCGGCGCTCGACGGGAAAAACGCGATGGATTATGTGATGGCGATCGCCGAAAAAGACCCGTCCCAGGCGGATTATGTGTTCGGGAAGGGGATCTACGACTATTTCTCCGTCATCATTCCCCGCCAGTACCCCGCCGTCCGCCCCTTTACGGTGTTTATGCCAAAAGGAAATGTTGAGCGCGGGATCGCGCAGCTGACGCGGACGATGAACGAAGGCCACTTCATCCGCACCGAGGCGGCGTATTTCCTGCTTCAGATCTACTACGCGTACGAGGAGGACTACGCCAAAAGCCTCGAACACGTGCAGTGGCTGCGCGCCGAGCATCCGCAAAATTCGCTTTTCCACGCGTTCGAGGGAAGGGTGTACATCCGCTGGGGGCGGTGGCGCCAGGCCGCGGCCATTTTTGAGGAGGTCATCCAGAAATACGACGCTCGCCAGAACGGCTACAACGACGCCATCGCCGAGCAGGCCTTTTACTACCTCGGTCGTAGCCAGATGGCGAGCCGCGACTACGAAGCCGCCCGCGCTTCGCTCGAGCGCCTCGAGCGCATCCTGGATCGCGACGCCACCCCGTCCGGCTTCAAGGTGCTTGGTTACCTCCGCCTCGGCATGGTCCACGACGCGTTGCAGAACCGGAGCCGGGCTGAGGCATACTACCGGCAGGTCCTGAAGCTCGAGGACTGGTCCGGCGCTCACGATCGTGCCGAGGGCTATCTCAAAAACCCCTATCGAGGGTGA
- the mgtE gene encoding magnesium transporter yields MANSVTEDNRDRKSGSLEVDDQLVDDISALLQSDERGMLMNLIADLHPADLADLISHLSLEDAQLLFDRLPTDVGGDVLTELDSTLRAALLEESRPDRISEMLDTLDTDDATDILGDLSDEMAEEVLDGLEDAEHVRELLSYDEESAGGIMQREYVPALRSLTVAEVTEEVRRLAETIEPIYAVYVIDEAGVLLGVVSLKQLLLSPATARIDSLMRTDFEAVTTEVDQEEVARIMERYDLVVLPVVDAAGRLIGRITIDDVVDVIREEAEEDLQLMSGVSGGEAASDSVFRILRGRLPWLMIGLVGAGLSGLVIGSFEDALKAAVVLASFLPIMMATAGNVGIQSSSIVVQGLASGDVWSSDVVRRMGKETAVALVNGLSLASVLALSIIVLPILIPSASVLIVHPVHLAITAGLSLMAIVLLATVIGTVVPILLHRVGIDPALATGPFITTLNDILGLTVYFLIATFVYL; encoded by the coding sequence ATGGCGAATTCCGTGACGGAGGATAACCGAGACCGCAAAAGCGGGTCGCTGGAGGTAGACGACCAGCTGGTGGACGACATCTCCGCGCTCCTCCAGTCGGACGAGCGCGGCATGCTGATGAACCTGATCGCGGATCTTCATCCGGCGGATCTCGCGGATCTCATCAGCCATCTGTCGCTCGAAGACGCCCAGCTGCTTTTCGACAGGCTGCCAACGGACGTGGGGGGCGATGTACTGACCGAGCTGGATAGCACCCTGCGCGCGGCGCTCCTCGAGGAATCCCGGCCGGATCGCATCTCCGAGATGCTCGATACCCTCGACACCGACGACGCGACGGACATCCTGGGCGACCTGTCCGACGAGATGGCCGAGGAGGTGTTGGACGGATTGGAGGATGCCGAACACGTCCGCGAGCTGCTGTCGTACGACGAGGAGTCCGCCGGCGGCATCATGCAGCGCGAATACGTGCCGGCGCTGCGGTCATTGACCGTCGCCGAGGTGACCGAGGAAGTGCGCCGCCTCGCCGAGACCATCGAGCCGATTTACGCCGTCTACGTCATCGACGAGGCCGGCGTACTGCTGGGGGTGGTGTCGCTGAAGCAGCTGCTGCTTTCGCCCGCGACGGCGCGTATCGATTCGCTCATGCGGACCGACTTCGAGGCCGTGACGACAGAAGTCGACCAGGAAGAAGTGGCCCGCATCATGGAGCGGTACGACCTCGTCGTGCTGCCCGTCGTCGACGCCGCCGGCCGGCTGATAGGGCGTATCACGATCGACGACGTGGTGGACGTCATCCGCGAGGAGGCCGAGGAGGACCTCCAGCTGATGAGCGGCGTTTCCGGGGGCGAAGCGGCGTCGGACTCCGTGTTTCGCATCCTGCGTGGCCGGCTACCCTGGTTGATGATCGGGCTCGTCGGCGCCGGCCTGTCGGGCCTCGTGATCGGCAGCTTCGAAGATGCACTCAAGGCGGCTGTCGTACTGGCTTCGTTTCTGCCGATCATGATGGCGACGGCGGGGAATGTCGGCATCCAGTCGTCGTCCATCGTGGTGCAAGGCCTCGCCTCGGGCGACGTGTGGTCAAGCGATGTCGTCCGCCGGATGGGTAAAGAGACCGCCGTCGCGCTGGTGAATGGTCTGTCTCTCGCAAGTGTGCTTGCGCTGTCGATCATTGTCCTGCCGATCCTTATCCCGAGCGCCTCCGTGCTCATCGTGCACCCGGTGCACCTGGCTATCACCGCCGGCCTGTCGCTCATGGCGATTGTGCTCCTTGCTACCGTTATTGGAACCGTCGTGCCGATCCTACTGCACCGCGTAGGCATCGACCCTGCGCTGGCCACCGGTCCGTTCATCACCACGCTCAACGATATCCTGGGGCTGACGGTGTATTTCCTGATCGCGACGTTTGTTTATCTATGA
- a CDS encoding DUF1499 domain-containing protein, producing MNTPLLPPCPTTPNCVLEAHPFPVASDALLPLAREALQALHPREVTLNGPILHAVYRIGPFLDDVHVAIEAAGDGSVLHIRSASRVGRNDLGVNARRVRRYMNDVEERIHGTEK from the coding sequence GTGAACACTCCCCTGTTGCCCCCCTGCCCCACCACGCCGAACTGTGTGCTCGAGGCGCATCCTTTCCCGGTCGCGTCGGACGCCTTGCTGCCCCTGGCCCGCGAGGCGCTGCAAGCACTCCATCCGCGTGAGGTGACGCTGAATGGCCCAATCCTCCATGCGGTGTACCGCATCGGGCCATTTCTGGATGATGTACACGTGGCCATCGAAGCAGCCGGCGACGGAAGTGTTCTCCACATCCGCAGCGCCAGTCGGGTAGGCCGCAACGACCTAGGCGTAAACGCCAGGCGCGTACGGCGGTACATGAACGACGTAGAGGAGCGGATCCACGGCACGGAGAAGTAA
- a CDS encoding cytochrome c maturation protein CcmE, whose amino-acid sequence MKIKNFIALGAGVVFVAVLFMNFGSSVGGYMNFQEAQASGSNAHIVGQWASDLPFSYNKDTNVFSFHMRDESGQLLQVHYPNPKPANFEDAEKLVIEGRVEGDVLMAEHILVKCPSKYNDTNVMGT is encoded by the coding sequence ATGAAAATCAAGAACTTCATCGCGCTAGGTGCCGGCGTTGTATTCGTCGCCGTGTTATTCATGAACTTCGGCAGCTCGGTGGGCGGCTACATGAATTTCCAGGAAGCGCAGGCGAGCGGCTCGAACGCGCACATCGTCGGCCAGTGGGCGTCGGATCTGCCCTTCAGCTACAACAAGGACACGAACGTGTTCTCGTTCCACATGCGGGATGAGAGCGGGCAGCTGCTGCAGGTCCACTACCCTAACCCCAAGCCGGCCAACTTCGAGGATGCCGAGAAGCTGGTGATCGAAGGCCGAGTGGAGGGCGATGTCCTCATGGCGGAACACATCCTCGTCAAGTGCCCCTCGAAGTACAACGATACCAATGTGATGGGTACGTGA